DNA sequence from the Alteribacter lacisalsi genome:
GACCTTCCGAGCACTATCAAATGGGCCGCTGGTTTGAGCAGCTGAAAAAAGACCGTCATGCAGAGAATCATTACCGTGAGGCGTTAAAGGATCAGGCGTCTCCCGAATCCGCGGTCAGGCTCGCCGGCATTATGAAAAAACGGAAAGCCTTTACAGAAAGTGAAGAACTGCTTCTTGCATCCCTCCAGATCAGGAGGGGAGGATCAGCATTAAGAGCGGCTGCATATACAGAACTTGCGAAGCTGTACGAGCATCAGTTTAAAGATCTTGAGAAAGCGCTGGACTATGCGAAAAGGGCTGTCAGGGAAGTGCGGGAAGGAGCCAGGGCAGCCCGTACTGCCGGAAAAAAAGATCCTTCACTTGAAAAAAGAGCAGCCCGTCTTCAGCAAAAACTAGAAAAAGGAGCACACCGCTCATGAAAAATGAAAACGTGTTTAAAGAAGTCATGCGGAATGCCTTCCCCTTTGATCTGCTCACAGAAGAGCAGTTTGACATGGTTACGAGTGATGCAGTCAGACTGTCTTTTCGTGAGAATGAATTTCTCTTTCACGAGGAAGAGGAGGAAGTAGAGGTCTATTTTCTGCTCAAGGGGCTAGCAAAAAATGTGCTGCACCGTGAAGACGGCAAACAGTTCTCCGTCCGTTTTTATTATCCCGGAGATCTAATCGGACTCATGATTCTTCTTTCCGGCGGAGAAATGAATTTTTCAGTACAGGCACTGGAGAACTGTGAAACAGTCAAACTGAAAAAGCATACTCTCCTTAAAGTGATGACAGAAAACAAGCCATTTTCGGATACGATTCTGACAGGAATCGGGCAGCGTATGAAATCCCTTTACGATGAAATGAAAAAAGATCATTCCACTTCGGACAGTGAAAATGTCGCCCTCTATAAAACGAGAGTCCACACGATTATGGACAAACCGAGGTTTATTTATCCCGATCAGACGATCGTGCAGGCTGCAGGCACGCTGTCGGACTGGGGAGGTTTGGGACTGACTGTCGTTGATCAGGATCATCATATCAAAGGGACAATTACACAGACAGAACTGCTGAAAGCCCTGGCAGCGGACGGAGCACACCACCCGGTGAGTAAATGGATGGTAACGGACCCGGTGTGTGTTCAGGCAGACGCTTTCAGCTATGAAGTACTCACCTATTTCAAGGAAGACCGTATTAATCTCGTCCCGGTTCTGAATGGGGAAAAAGCTGTCGGGATTCTCACTGCAGAATCGTTTCTCAGGCTTCATGAATCGGAATATTTGAATCTCTATTACAATGTCAGTCACGCCAGGGACCTGAAAAGGCTTATGGATTTGTCTCCGAAGAAGAGTGAAAAGTTTCTTTCCTTTACGGAAGAGCTCCTTACCGAGCAGACGTACGGGACGGAAATGAGTGAATTTATCTCCAGATACAATGACCAGATCCATATCCAGGTCATTCGTCATGCGCTCAGGGAGATGAAGAAGGAAGGGTACGGCAGCCCGCCGGTTAATTACTGTTTCGTCGTCATGGGCAGTCAGGGGAGAGGGGAACAGGCATTCAGCACTGATCAGGATAATGGCATGATCCTCGATAATTACAGCCACCTTCCGAACAGAGAAGAAATCGAGCAGTACTTTTATACCTTTGCCAGAAAAATAAATGACGGGCTTGCTGCTTGCGGGTTTCCTGAATGTACAGGCGGCATCATGGCAAAGGAAACGAAATGGCGCAGAGCCATTGATCAATGGGAGAGGGAGGTGCTCCGCTGGCTCAGGGAAACGGACGGGGAGGAAGTGAGGGACTTCACAATTTTTATTGATTACCGACCCCTTTTCGGTGACTTTACTCTAGCAGAAGACCTGCGGGAACGAATAACCCCGGCGATTCAAAAAGGACGGATTCTTCAGGCTATGCTGATGAAGGACACGATTCGATTCCGGGTCCCTGTTCAGCCCTTCGGCCGGATCAGTACGAAAGGGAAACAAAGATCGATTAACTTGAAAAAAGGGGCAATCATGCAGATTGTCAACAATATCCGCATTTTTGCGATCCGTTATGGAATCAAGGAAGTGAGTACGTTAAAGAGGCTCTACGCCCTGCGGAAGGAAGAAGTGTTTCACCCCAGGGATGCCGCCAATGCCAAGCTTGCCCTTGATTATCTGTATCAGTTCAGAATCCGGGAAAACGTCAGACAGCTGCGGTCTGATGAGCCTTTAACCAATGAACTAAGACCTTATCAGCTTACGAAGGAAGATCGTAAACAGCTGAGAGAAGCCCTCCTCGTGGCAAAGCGGATGCAGCAGATGAGTGAACTGAGCTTTGCAAGAAACAGGGGGTTGTAGCCATGAAGGTTTCAATTCTTCACTATCTACGCTTCGTAATGGTCGATACGCACTTGTTTAATTCCATGAAACATCACTGGATCAGAAATAACAGGCCCCTTTATGAAGCGCTTATTGATGAAATGAATGAAATGAAGCCTGATCCGGAAATTGTCACGATGTCACTTGATGATTTGACGTATACAGTGTTCGATCTGGAGACAACCGGATTTTTCCCGAAAATGGGAGATGAGGTGATCTCAATCGGTGCAATGAAGGTAAACGCCAATCACATCCGCTTTCCCGAACATTTTTATGAAGTGGTGCGGCCATTTAAGCCTGTCCCGGAGGACGTACTGAAGCTTACAGGTCTGACTCCTCAGGAAATTAAAGAGGGGGAAGCTTTTCTGATCAGTTTTTTCCGGTTTGTTGAATTTGCATCGAACACCGTGCTTGTCGCATATCCCGCCAGCTTTGATGTGATTTTTTTAAAGGAGTTGACCCGCCGCTGGGGGCTTAAAAACTTTTCCCCCTTTTTTATTGATGCATGCAGGATCGCAAACTACCTGTATCCAAACGAAAAAAACAGCCTTGACCATGTGATCAGAAGACTTGGTGTGAAAAGCAGGCAGCGGCATCACGCTTTAAATGATGCCCACATGACTGCGGATGTGTTTTTATATCTGATTGATGAACTCAAGAAACGAAACATTACCACATACAGGCAGCTTGCAGACATAACAATGGATCGCAGAAACCCTGTTCTGCGACCCTGAATGTTTATTTCTCCGGCCTTGGACCCGGATCCATTCCTGAAGAAGATACGGTCATTTTCGGCATTACTTTTACATCACTTTGAACGCGGACCTGACAGGACAGACGGCAGCCTTCTTCAAGGGACTTGGCAATTTCTGCTTCTCCTGCAGGTTCAAATTCACCTTCGAGTACTTCTACGCGGCATGTGGTACACTTTGCTTTGCCTCCGCAGCGGTGAAGGACATCAACTCCGTTGTCTTCCAGAGCGAGAACGAGTTTGGTGCCTTCTTTTGTTTCAAATGGTTCAAAACCAGGTACATGAACTTTTGGCATGTTGGAAATCCCTCCCAGAGTATGTTGTTCTGTTTTTACAATTCCCCTGCGCGGGGGAAATAAACATCCGCCATATTTCCCGGGTGAGCGCAGGGATGTGTTATTTTCGACTGATTCTTTAAAATATGTAAGCGCGAACATAAGAATTATATCGAAAACATTCGAATTAAACAATTTTCTGCAAATAAACGGTTGTTTTTTTCGGGGGAAATTTTTACAATATAATTGTATTCATATTCAAGGTGGGAAGTAGAAATGAGAAAGATGATTGTAATTATGTTTTTTGCCATGATCGGGATGACAGTCTGGTTCATGACAGAAGCGAAAGACGGAGCACTTGAAATCCCGTTTGTCACCCTGTAAAGGATCCGGTTTACGGGTCCTTTTTATCGTGGCAAATTATAGACGGGAACGAGCAAAATTAGGTTTTATAACTAGTACATGTAGCCTCACCCTGACATACGTTGATAGTGTACCGAATCAAAAAGGAGGAATACAACGTATGTTTAATCGACCACGTCGTCATTGTCAGGTTATGCCGGCTCAGGTTCATCCGACAAAACAGCAGATGACTCACCAGTGCTGTGAGTACATTGTACCGGAAGTCCATCCGACTCATACTACAAATGTTGCTCATCATCTCTATAAGCATGTACACAGTTATCCGCAGACATTCTCACAGGTGGATCAGGTGTCTCATCAGCATTTCCAGGCAGGACCAGGCCAGCAGGTGGCAGGAGCGCAGGCGCAGCCGAACATGGGCTTTCCAGGCCAGGTAGCGGGAGCGCAGGCGCAGCCGAACATGGGCTTTCCAGGCCAGGTAGCAGGAGCGCAGGCACATCCGAACATGGGCTTTCCAGGTCAGGTGGCAGGAGCGCAGGCCAAACCGAACATGGGCTTCCCGGGGCAGGTAGCTGGTGCTCAGATGCAGCCGAACATGGGCTTTCCAGGTCAGGTAGCCGGTGCTCAGATGAAGGGCAAAGGTAAAGGCTGCGGCTGTTAATTATTATTGAACGGATCAGGATTTCCTGGTCCGTTTTTTTCTGAAAAATACAGGAGCTTACTGTGGGTAATTATAACATTTTTCTTATTTTATTCACCCTGTTCTGTGGTAAAATAAAAGGTGGAAGGTGATTGTACATATGTACGAAGTTCTTGCCGTAACAGGGTATAAACCACATGAACTGGGAATCTTTAATCAGAAGCATCCGCATCTGCCATATTTAAAAAAAGCGATTCAAAAGAAACTCCGGGCACTGAAAGAAGATACTGACTTCGTATGGCTTTTGACCAGCGGACAGCCCGGTGTGGAACAGTGGGCGGCAGAAGCACTGATTGGGCTTAAAGATGAGTATCCCGATTTAAAGCTTGCCACGCTCGCCCCCTTTTACAATCAGGATGAGCGGTGGAAGGAAGACTGGAAAACCGCCTATGAATTCATCTGGGAGCAGAGTGATTATAAGGACTTTATATCAAAGTGTCCGTATGACAATCCAGCGCAGCTGAAAATGAAAAATCAATTTATAGTGGAAAAGAGCAGTGCTTTTCTTGTATTATATGATGAAGCAACACCAGGTTCGCCCGATTTCTATCTGACGTATGCAAATAAGAAACACGAGGCAGCCGATTATCCCATTTTTTATCTTACTCCGGAGGAAATTGAAGATTCTGTCCGCGAGGAGCAGGACGGCTGGATTTAGAAACAAAATGATGACTAAACAGTTGAGGTGAGCGCAATGCAAAATAAAGTTGCACGGTTAACCCCAAAAGAAATTCTGGAAAAAGATTTTAAAACGAGTATGCGTGGATACAATCAGGATGAAGTCGACCAGTTTCTCGACCAGATCATAAAAGATTACGACGCCTATGAAAAAAGAATATCATTTCTTGAAAAAGAAACGGAGAGGCTGAAAAAGGATTCTTCAGCTCTCAGCGAACAGACGAAGCGGCACCAGCCGATAACAGCGGCCCCGCCTCAGGAAACATCAACACGTACGCAGCCGGCAGTCGGCAGCACCAATTATGACATTCTTCGCAGGCTCTCCAATCTTGAAAAGCATGTCTTTGGAAGTAAACTGAGTGAGTAAAGGATTCAGTACACCGTGCGGATAACTGAAGTTTATATTGACGGTGCAAGTGCCGGAAACCCCGGCCCATCTGGTGCAGGTATCTTTATTAAAACAGCCGGCGGTGATGTTATGCGCATTTCCGTTCCTCTTGGCAGTATGACAAACCATCACGCAGAGTTCGCTGCTCTGGTTGAGGCACTGAAGGTGTGCAGAAGAGAAGAACTGACGCTTCTTTCTGTCCGTACCGATGCCCAGATCGTAGCTGATGCAATGGAAAAGCGGTACGTTAAACGGGAAGAATTCAAGGTCTATCTGGATCAGGCCCTTACACTGGCTGATGAATTTGATTTCTGCTTTGTAAAGTGGGTGCCGTCCAGGCAGAACAGGGAAGCGGATGGTCTTGCCAAACGTGCCATTAAAATGAATGAACAGCCGTAGTACATTGACTTGATTTCAGTCTGTATTTTATGCTATACTAATCTTTGTCGCTATACAGAAACTTCATAAAATGTGTCCGGAACACTCGGGTAATCGCTGGGCTTTATGCTCAGAGGAAAGTCCATGCTCGCACAGTCTGCGATGACTGTAGTGATCGTGCCTGACCAATTCATAAGTCAGGGCAGCCAATCAGGCTGACGGCAGGGAAAAGGCCTACTTTCTTTTTAAGAATATGGCCCAGTACCCTTGAAAGTGCCACAGTGACGAAGTCTGACCTGGAAACGGGCAGAGTGGAACGCGGTAAACCCCACGAGCGAGAAACCCAAAATATGGTAGGGGCATCCCTTCGAAGGAACTGAACGGAGAAGGGGGCAGGCAGCTTGCCTGGAGACAGATGGTTACCACCGGAGTACGAGGGCTTTCGGCCCGCTTGTAGTACGATGGAACAGAACATGGCTTACAGAGCGCACCGGGCGCATTTTTGATTCGAAGCTGACTCCACGACTTCATGTCCGTGGAGTTTTTTACATACAACGCTTATTGTCCGGATTTTCCGGCTGTGAAAGGAGTTCTTCGAATGAAACCAACGTTAACACTAATTGCCACGGCCGCAATGGGGCTTGAGGCGATTGTTGCAAAAGAAGTCAGAGATCTTGGATTTGAAAATGTTGAGGTTGAGAACGGAAAAGTCACTTTTTCCTCGGAGCCTGAGGGTATTGCAAGAGCAAACCTGTGGCTCAGAAGTGCCGACAGGGTGAAAATTAAGGTCGGTGAGTTTAAAGCTGTCACGTTCGATTCCCTGTTTGAACAGACGAAAGCTCTTCCGTGGGATCAGTTTCTCCCTGCCGACGCTGAGTTTCCTGTGATCGGCCGTTCAGTAAAATCAGGGCTTTACAGTGTGCCTGATTGTCAGGCGATCGTAAAAAAAGCAGTTGTTGAGAAAATGAAACAAACGTATAAGAAAGACTGGTTTGACGAGACAGGTGGGTTTTACAGAATTGAAGTGGCGCTTCATAAGGATCTTGCCACACTAACGATTGATACGAGCGGGAACGGTCTCCACCGCAGAGGGTATCGGTACCTTCATAATGAAGCCCCCCTTAAGGAAACGCTCGCCGCTGCCCTGGTCCGCCTCACAAACTGGCATCCGGATCGCCCATTTGTCGACCCGTTCTGCGGTTCCGGAACAATTCCAATTGAAGCAGCGATGATCGGTCAAAACATTGCACCGGGTATTAACCGGGAATTTGCGTTTGAAGAGTGGGACTGGTATGACAGGAAATGGATCGACCAGGCCCATGAAGAAGCTGAAGATCTTGCCAGGTACGATCAAAAGCTGTCCATTTTCGGTACTGACATTGATCATAAAATGGTGGACCTTGCCACGAACAACGCAATGGAAGCCGGCTTTCCGGATCAGATTAAGTTTAAACAAATGCAGGCATCGGATCTTCGTTCGAAACAGGAATATGGCGTTGTGCTCGGAAATCCCCCATACGGGGAACGGATGAATGAAAAATCCGAAGT
Encoded proteins:
- a CDS encoding spore coat protein, translating into MFNRPRRHCQVMPAQVHPTKQQMTHQCCEYIVPEVHPTHTTNVAHHLYKHVHSYPQTFSQVDQVSHQHFQAGPGQQVAGAQAQPNMGFPGQVAGAQAQPNMGFPGQVAGAQAHPNMGFPGQVAGAQAKPNMGFPGQVAGAQMQPNMGFPGQVAGAQMKGKGKGCGC
- a CDS encoding reverse transcriptase-like protein; this encodes MRITEVYIDGASAGNPGPSGAGIFIKTAGGDVMRISVPLGSMTNHHAEFAALVEALKVCRREELTLLSVRTDAQIVADAMEKRYVKREEFKVYLDQALTLADEFDFCFVKWVPSRQNREADGLAKRAIKMNEQP
- a CDS encoding THUMP domain-containing class I SAM-dependent RNA methyltransferase, with amino-acid sequence MKPTLTLIATAAMGLEAIVAKEVRDLGFENVEVENGKVTFSSEPEGIARANLWLRSADRVKIKVGEFKAVTFDSLFEQTKALPWDQFLPADAEFPVIGRSVKSGLYSVPDCQAIVKKAVVEKMKQTYKKDWFDETGGFYRIEVALHKDLATLTIDTSGNGLHRRGYRYLHNEAPLKETLAAALVRLTNWHPDRPFVDPFCGSGTIPIEAAMIGQNIAPGINREFAFEEWDWYDRKWIDQAHEEAEDLARYDQKLSIFGTDIDHKMVDLATNNAMEAGFPDQIKFKQMQASDLRSKQEYGVVLGNPPYGERMNEKSEVEVLYKQIGDVYRTYLPTWSVYMITSHEKFELFYGKKATKKRKLYNGNIKTDFYQYWGPRPPRKSD
- a CDS encoding 2Fe-2S iron-sulfur cluster-binding protein, with translation MPKVHVPGFEPFETKEGTKLVLALEDNGVDVLHRCGGKAKCTTCRVEVLEGEFEPAGEAEIAKSLEEGCRLSCQVRVQSDVKVMPKMTVSSSGMDPGPRPEK
- a CDS encoding DUF294 nucleotidyltransferase-like domain-containing protein, translating into MKNENVFKEVMRNAFPFDLLTEEQFDMVTSDAVRLSFRENEFLFHEEEEEVEVYFLLKGLAKNVLHREDGKQFSVRFYYPGDLIGLMILLSGGEMNFSVQALENCETVKLKKHTLLKVMTENKPFSDTILTGIGQRMKSLYDEMKKDHSTSDSENVALYKTRVHTIMDKPRFIYPDQTIVQAAGTLSDWGGLGLTVVDQDHHIKGTITQTELLKALAADGAHHPVSKWMVTDPVCVQADAFSYEVLTYFKEDRINLVPVLNGEKAVGILTAESFLRLHESEYLNLYYNVSHARDLKRLMDLSPKKSEKFLSFTEELLTEQTYGTEMSEFISRYNDQIHIQVIRHALREMKKEGYGSPPVNYCFVVMGSQGRGEQAFSTDQDNGMILDNYSHLPNREEIEQYFYTFARKINDGLAACGFPECTGGIMAKETKWRRAIDQWEREVLRWLRETDGEEVRDFTIFIDYRPLFGDFTLAEDLRERITPAIQKGRILQAMLMKDTIRFRVPVQPFGRISTKGKQRSINLKKGAIMQIVNNIRIFAIRYGIKEVSTLKRLYALRKEEVFHPRDAANAKLALDYLYQFRIRENVRQLRSDEPLTNELRPYQLTKEDRKQLREALLVAKRMQQMSELSFARNRGL
- a CDS encoding SLOG family protein, which codes for MYEVLAVTGYKPHELGIFNQKHPHLPYLKKAIQKKLRALKEDTDFVWLLTSGQPGVEQWAAEALIGLKDEYPDLKLATLAPFYNQDERWKEDWKTAYEFIWEQSDYKDFISKCPYDNPAQLKMKNQFIVEKSSAFLVLYDEATPGSPDFYLTYANKKHEAADYPIFYLTPEEIEDSVREEQDGWI
- the gpsB gene encoding cell division regulator GpsB, with the protein product MQNKVARLTPKEILEKDFKTSMRGYNQDEVDQFLDQIIKDYDAYEKRISFLEKETERLKKDSSALSEQTKRHQPITAAPPQETSTRTQPAVGSTNYDILRRLSNLEKHVFGSKLSE
- a CDS encoding 3'-5' exonuclease; its protein translation is MKVSILHYLRFVMVDTHLFNSMKHHWIRNNRPLYEALIDEMNEMKPDPEIVTMSLDDLTYTVFDLETTGFFPKMGDEVISIGAMKVNANHIRFPEHFYEVVRPFKPVPEDVLKLTGLTPQEIKEGEAFLISFFRFVEFASNTVLVAYPASFDVIFLKELTRRWGLKNFSPFFIDACRIANYLYPNEKNSLDHVIRRLGVKSRQRHHALNDAHMTADVFLYLIDELKKRNITTYRQLADITMDRRNPVLRP